A genomic stretch from Candidatus Binataceae bacterium includes:
- a CDS encoding haloalkane dehalogenase: MSNASISPADPHPRKRLDAAGVAMTYVDVGQGDPIVFLHGNPTSSYLWRNIIPHLAPHARCLAPDLAGMGDSGKAPDGSYRLADHVRYLDAWFAALGLAGQKVALVVHDWGSSLGFHWARRNAGAVKGIAYMEAIVRPLKSSEFNQQARPLFEALRSPAGEDLILKRNTFVERILPGSVIRKLEPAEMEAYRRPFLEPGESRRPTLTWPRQIPLDGEPADVAALVDEYAAWLSQSPVPKLFINADPGAILIGPQREFCRRWPNQREVTVRGIHFIQEDSPHEIGSAIADWYGAL; the protein is encoded by the coding sequence ATGAGCAACGCGTCAATTTCGCCCGCCGATCCGCATCCGCGCAAACGTCTCGACGCCGCCGGCGTCGCGATGACCTACGTCGACGTCGGTCAAGGCGACCCGATCGTCTTTCTGCACGGCAATCCGACCTCGTCCTACCTCTGGCGCAACATCATCCCGCACCTCGCGCCGCACGCGCGATGCCTCGCGCCGGACCTTGCCGGGATGGGCGATTCGGGCAAAGCGCCCGATGGTTCATACCGTCTGGCCGATCATGTCCGCTATCTGGACGCATGGTTCGCCGCGCTCGGCCTCGCCGGTCAGAAGGTGGCGCTGGTGGTTCATGACTGGGGCTCGTCGCTGGGTTTTCATTGGGCGCGGCGCAATGCCGGCGCGGTCAAAGGAATCGCCTACATGGAAGCGATCGTGCGGCCGCTCAAGTCGAGCGAATTCAACCAGCAGGCGCGTCCACTGTTCGAGGCGCTGCGCTCGCCTGCCGGTGAAGACCTGATCCTCAAGCGCAACACTTTCGTCGAACGGATCCTGCCCGGCAGCGTAATCCGCAAGCTCGAACCCGCCGAGATGGAGGCCTACCGCCGCCCGTTCCTTGAGCCCGGGGAATCGCGCCGCCCGACGCTAACATGGCCGCGGCAGATTCCGCTCGACGGCGAGCCGGCCGACGTCGCCGCGCTGGTCGATGAATACGCCGCATGGCTCTCGCAAAGTCCGGTGCCAAAGCTTTTCATCAACGCCGACCCGGGCGCGATCCTGATCGGCCCGCAGCGCGAGTTCTGCCGGCGCTGGCCCAATCAACGCGAGGTGACCGTCAGGGGCATCCATTTCATCCAGGAAGACTCGCCGCACGAGATCGGCTCTGCTATCGCCGACTGGTATGGCGCGCTCTGA
- a CDS encoding FAD-binding oxidoreductase, giving the protein MAEQRKRSFWGWGYEDQQPTAEQLKNLAERMAKRFGLAPLKITPPPRADELNLRPPRVKPPDALAAICSASTHDRAGHSYGRSYRDVVRAFRRFYPNPFDLVAYPRDEAELGRVLEWCDRERLAAAPYGGGSSVVGGVEPPAGGDWRGSVSIDLTRLDRVLEVDRASRAARIQGGVLGPALEDQLRPHNYTLRHYPQSFEFSTLGGWIATRSGGHFATLYTHIDDFVESVRVLTPTGVVESRRLPGSGAGPSPDRMFIGSEGILGIITEAWMRLQDRPKFRAGAAVAFADFLAAADAVRAVAQAGLYPANCRLLDAGEAANAGANQGEASVLVLAFESADHELGPWMKRALEICADLGGKVPEGAGRTRTDAEATHEGAAGAWREAFIKAPYLRNSLAAMGIITDTFETAITWDRFPAYHAQLMETGTDAIRRICGQGTMTCRFTHAYPDGPAPYYTILAPGKPGSEMEQWDEIKAAVSEVIVKFGGTITHHHAVGRDHRPWYDRQRPEGFARALKAAKRALDPHAIMNPGVLIDPER; this is encoded by the coding sequence ATGGCCGAGCAGCGCAAGCGCAGCTTCTGGGGATGGGGTTACGAGGATCAGCAGCCTACCGCCGAGCAGTTGAAGAATCTCGCGGAGCGGATGGCGAAACGGTTCGGGCTCGCGCCGCTCAAGATCACGCCGCCGCCGCGCGCGGACGAGCTCAATCTGCGGCCGCCGCGGGTAAAGCCGCCCGACGCGCTCGCCGCCATCTGTTCCGCCAGCACCCACGATCGCGCCGGCCATAGCTACGGACGCAGCTATCGCGACGTGGTGCGCGCGTTTCGCCGCTTCTATCCCAATCCGTTCGACCTCGTCGCCTATCCGCGCGACGAAGCCGAGCTTGGCCGCGTGCTCGAATGGTGCGACCGGGAGCGGCTCGCGGCGGCGCCGTACGGGGGCGGCTCGAGCGTGGTGGGCGGGGTCGAACCGCCTGCGGGCGGCGACTGGCGCGGATCGGTGTCGATCGATCTGACGCGCCTTGACCGCGTGCTCGAAGTCGATCGCGCCTCGCGCGCGGCACGGATCCAGGGCGGCGTGCTCGGTCCCGCGCTCGAGGACCAGTTGCGTCCGCACAACTACACGCTGCGCCACTATCCGCAGTCCTTTGAATTTTCAACGCTCGGGGGATGGATCGCGACGCGTTCGGGCGGTCATTTTGCCACGCTCTACACCCACATAGACGACTTCGTTGAATCGGTCCGCGTACTCACGCCGACCGGCGTAGTTGAATCGCGCCGGCTGCCGGGCTCGGGCGCCGGACCCAGTCCGGACCGCATGTTCATCGGCTCGGAGGGCATCCTCGGCATCATCACCGAGGCCTGGATGCGCCTGCAGGACAGGCCGAAGTTTCGCGCCGGCGCCGCCGTCGCGTTTGCCGATTTCCTCGCCGCGGCCGATGCAGTGCGCGCGGTCGCGCAGGCCGGGCTCTATCCCGCCAACTGCCGGCTGCTCGACGCTGGCGAGGCCGCCAATGCGGGCGCCAATCAGGGCGAGGCCTCGGTGCTGGTGCTGGCCTTCGAGTCGGCCGACCATGAGCTGGGGCCGTGGATGAAGCGCGCGCTCGAAATCTGCGCCGATCTCGGCGGCAAGGTGCCCGAGGGCGCGGGCCGCACGCGCACCGACGCCGAGGCCACGCACGAAGGCGCGGCGGGGGCATGGCGCGAAGCCTTCATCAAGGCGCCGTACTTGCGCAATTCGCTGGCGGCGATGGGAATCATCACCGACACGTTCGAGACCGCCATTACATGGGATCGCTTCCCCGCGTATCACGCCCAATTGATGGAAACAGGAACTGACGCGATCCGGCGCATCTGCGGCCAGGGCACGATGACCTGCCGTTTCACCCACGCCTATCCGGACGGCCCCGCACCTTACTACACGATTCTCGCGCCGGGTAAGCCGGGCAGCGAGATGGAGCAATGGGACGAAATCAAGGCGGCGGTGTCGGAAGTGATCGTGAAGTTCGGCGGCACGATCACGCATCACCACGCGGTCGGCCGCGACCATCGTCCCTGGTACGACCGTCAGCGGCCCGAAGGTTTCGCGCGAGCTCTGAAAGCCGCCAAGCGCGCGCTCGATCCGCACGCGATCATGAATCCCGGCGTCCTGATCGATCCGGAGCGGTGA